CCACCCGCCAGAGCGCCCTCGCCCTGTGGCAGGCCAATTTCGTCAAACAACAGCTGGAGTTGCACCACCCGCAACTGGAAGTGGAACTGCTGCCCCTGACCAGCCGTGGCGACCAGCTGCTGGACATTCCTCTCAGCAAAGTGGGCGGCAAAGGCCTGTTCGTGAAAGAGCTGGAAAGAGCAATGCTGGACGGGGAAGCGGATATCGCCGTGCACTCCATGAAAGACGTACCAATGGAGTTCCCCGAAGGCCTGCACCTGCCGGTGATCTGCGAGCGCGAAGACCCGCGCGACGCCTTTGTGAGCAATCACTACAAAACCCTCGACGACCTGCCCAAGGGTGCCGTAGTCGGCACATCGAGCCTGCGCCGCCAGTGCCAGGTACTGGCCCGCCGTCCGGATCTGGAAGTGAAGTTCCTGCGCGGCAACGTCAACACCCGTCTCGCCAAAATGGACGCCGGTGAGTACGACGCCATCATCCTCGCCGCCGCCGGTCTGCTGCGCCTGGAGATGCACGACCGCATCGCCGACTTCATCGCCCCGGAAATCCTGCTGCCCGCCGGCGGCCAGGGCGCCGTGGGTATCGAATCCCGCCGCGACCCGGCGCTGGATGCACTGCTCGCCCCCCTGCACCACACCGAAACCAGCCACCGTCTGATCGCCGAGCGCGCACTGGTACGCCGCCTCAACGGCAGCTGCCAGGTGCCCATCGGCTGCTATGCCACCCTGCAAAGTGGAGAGGGTGGAGAGGGCGAAGACCAGCTACATGTACGCGGCCTGGTAGGCAGCCCGGATGGCGAAACCATGCTGCACTCTGAAGTGCACGGCCCGGTCAGCGAAGCCGACGCCCTCGGCGTGCGCCTCGCGGAGCAACTGCTGCAGGCAGGGGCCGACAAGGTCCTCGCCGCGCTGTAAACAAAACAACCAATCTAAAACGACATTGTCAGCCAGCCCAGCCAATATGAGCCAGTCACTGCAGGGAAAGCACATCCTGATCACCCGCCCGGCACACCAGAGTGCCGGCTGGCAACAGGTGCTCGCCGCGGAAGGTGCCATCAGCCACAGCATCCCCCTGCTCGCCATTGTGCCCATCACCGCAGACAGTGACCCGGAGGGCGCGCAGGCGATCAAAAATCGCATTCTGGATTTTGATCAGTACGACCACGCGATTTTCGTATCTATAAATGCCGTGCAGTACGGCTTCGACTGGCTCGACGACTACTGGCCGCAACTGCCCCAGGGCCCCCGCTATTACGCCATTGGCGCCGCCACCGCCCGCGCTATTCAAGACCGCGGTGCCGAGCCCAGGGCAGACAGCGAACACAACACCATGGATTCCGAGGCACTGCTGGCCCTGCCCTCGCTGCAACAGTCAGCGGATCAGCGCGTGATCATCTTCCGCGGTCGCGGCGGCCGCACCCTGATGGGCGACACCCTGCGACAGCGCGGCGCCCGGGTGGACTACTGCGAGTTGTATCAGCGCCAGTTACCCGCAGAAGCCGAGTCGGCACTGCGCGACTACAACCAGCCCGTCGACGCCATTACCGTGCACAGCGGCGAAACCCTCGACAACCTGCATCATTGCCTGCAGGCCACAAAGCGCGAAGACCTGCGCACCCTGCCCCTGATCTGCCCCAGCGTACGTGTCGCCACCCGCGCCCACGATCTCGGTTTTGCCCGCGCCGAGGCCGCGATCAATGCCGGAGACAGCGCCATGCTCGCCGCCCTGCGAGAGGCTCTCGCCGCCGGATAACTCAGACATAACGCACAAGGCGGTAAAATATTTCATTTGCGCGCCAGACTCCGTATAAACAACCGCATCAGTCGCTATAATTTGGCGACAAAATTCTTTCGGCACCCGGGTCTACAAGGCGCCCGACCGCGCAACGGCGCCTCCCGCGAGCAAACGAATCCCTGAGCGACACATCATGAGCGATAAAAAAACCCCGACGCCCGGCAGCCAGAGTAAACCCGAGAAGCAGGTGCCGCCGACGAAGGACGTCCCGCTGGTGACAGAGAAGGTTGAGCCGGACCAGGCTGCCGGCGAAAAAGCCGGATCGAAGAGCAATTTCGCCAAAGCGGATCAGGCGCGGGGGAAAGACAGTAACGGAGACAAGGGCGGAAATGGCGGCGGCAAGCAGGGTAAAGCCGCCAAAGCCCCCCGCAAAGGCCATGGCTGGCTCTGGTTCTGGCTGTTTATCCTATTGCTGATCGCGGCCGCCGTCGCCGCCTGGTACTTCCTTCCCGCGGTACGCCAGCAGGTCGACCCACACCTGCGGGAGGTCCCGGTTGTGGGCAAGTTTTTTGACAGCCACACCGCCCTTGCCGGCGACACATCGCGCAACAATGCAAGCGCCGCGGACACTGCGGATACCCGCGTCACGGACAGACAATCCAGCTCCGACACCGCGACGCCCACCGCCGACAGCGGTTCCGACACTACCCGCTCCGCGGAATCCGGCACTGACACATCGGGCAACGACCGCGAAACAGGCACAGATCAAAATACAGACCAAAGAACTGCGCAGCCCGATCAATCCGCACGTCAGGCCAGCCCGCCGACACAACAACCAGGCGCTACATCGCCGACACCACCACCGGCGGTCGACCACACCAAGGAGTTGCGCCAACAGCTGGAGCAACAGGCGCAGACCATCGCCCGCCTGCAACAGCAACTCGCCGGGCTGCAGCGCAATGTCACCGCCCAGGGCAATCGCCTCAGCCAGCTCGGTAATGCCAGCCGCGAAGACTGGCAACTGGCGGAAGCAGACTACCTGCTGCGCCTTGCCGGCCAGCGCCTGAAGCTGGAACAGAACAGCCGCGCGGCCCTCGGCCTGGTACAGGAAGTGGACAAGATCCTGCGCAACCTGGACCTGCCGGACCTGTACGGCGTACGCCAACAACTGGCCGGGGATCTCACCGCCCTCAAGCTGGTGGAAAATGTCGATCGTGAAGGGTTATACCTGCGCCTGCGGGCGCTGGAAGAGCAGATGGTCAAACTCAACATCCAACCCCAGTTCGACCTCGCCAAACAGGCAGACATCGCCGCCGGTGAAAACGCCGCCCCCGGCAAAGACAACGTCGAGTCCAGCTGGAACAATTTTGTCAATTTCCTCAAGGGCTCCATCCGCATCCGCGACGCCGAGGTGGACCCGGTGCTGCTCTCCCCCCAGAGTGAAAGCCGTTTCCGCCAGGGACTCCAGCTCAGTATGGAACAGGCGGAACTGGCGCTGCTACGCGCGGATGAAACCGTTTATCAGGACGCGCTGCAACGCGCCACCAAACTGCTGCAGGAATATGGCGTCGACAACCGTCAACGTCAGGTCATCCTGAAAGAACTGCAGGAACTGTCCGGAGTGACGGTGGCCACAGAGCTGCCAGACCTCAGCGCATCCCAGACCGCCCTGCGCAATTACATCGACCGCATGCACAAAATGTCCTCCGGCCAGGATGACAGCAGCAGTCGCATTCCGGGGGGCAGCCAGTGAAACGTTTCCTCTTTTTTGCCCTGGTACTGCTCCTCGGCGGCGCCGCCCTCACCGAAGCAATCCGCTCCTACCCCGGCTACCTGATGCTGATGATCGGTGGCGACGCCGGTAAACAGATCGAAATGAACCTGTGGGTGGCGGTCGGCGCTCTGGCTCTGGGCATTCTCGCCCTGTTCCTGTTCTTCTGGCTCCTGCGCAGTATCGCCCGCGCCATCGAAGGCGGGTTCAGTCGCATCCGCTTTGGCCGCAGCCGCATGGCCCGGCGCAGGCTTACTAACGGGCTGGTGGAATACATGGAAGGCAACTGGGCCCGCGCCCGTCGCCTGCTGCTGAAAAGTGCCGCGCGCTCCGATGCGCCCATCATCAACTACCTCGCCGCCGCCCGCAGTGCTTTTGAACTGGGCTACCGGGATGAAGCCAACGAACTGCTGGCGAAAGCGGAAGCCACCGGTGACGACACCCAGCTCGCCGTCGCCATCAGCCAGGCGCGTATGCAGCTGCTGGATCAGCACTACGAACAGTGCATTGCCAGCCTGCGTCGCGCCATGCAGGAAGAACCCAACCACCCTGCACTCCTGCAGCTGTTGCGCCAGGCCTACCACCACATCGGCGAATGGAACGGACTGCGGGAGCTGCTGCCGCGGTTGGAAAAGCACGCCAACATGCCCGAGTCGCAACTTCAGCAGCTGGAACTCGAGGTATACCAGCATCTGCTGAAAGATGCCGCCGATCACAAAGACCGGGAAAAGCTGCGGGAGATCTGGCAGAGCCTGAACGGCCGCTGGCAACGCAATATCGAACTGCGCAATCAATACGGCGCCATGTTGCACAAAGTTGGGGACGATGTAGAAGCAGAAAAACATCTGCGCTGGATTCTCAACCGGGAGTGGCGTGCAGACACGGTGCGCCTGTATGGGCACCTCAGCGGTGCCGACGCGAGCCACCAGCTGGGCGTCGCCGATGGCTGGCAGAAAGAGTACGGTGAAAATGCCGACCTGCTCACCTGCCTTGGCCGGTTGTGCCTGCGCAATGAAATCTGGGGTAAAGCCCGCCAGTACTTTGAGAAAAGTCTGCTTTTGCGCTCAGATCCCGCCACCTCGGCGGAACTGGCACGGTTACTGTTTGCCTTAGGAGAGAAAGAGCAGGCCGCACGACTGTATGAGCAGGGGCTGTTACAAGCGGTATCCGACCTACCCGAGCTCCCCCTGCCGGGCCAGGGTTCCAAGCTCCTGAATGCCCGGGCGTCATAACCCGGGCACAACCGCATATAAACCATAACGGAGACACAATCGCTTTATGTGGTACAACAAACGAAGTTATCCGAATCCAGTCCATCAGGCCTCCCATAAATTTACAAATCCTTTGCTCAATCTCTCCCTCGCTTTTGCACTACTCGCCGCCACTCTCCTCACTACGCCCGCAACCGTCGCACAAGCAATAACACTCAAACCCCAGGACGCCCTGCTCAGCCACTACGACTATCCATACCCGGTTAAAACGTTCGAAGTGACCGCACAGCAGCGCCCACTGCGTATGGCGTATATGGATGTAGCACCAGAGAAAGACGCCAATGGAGAGACCGTCCTGCTACTGCACGGCAAGAACTTCTCTGGCGCCTACTGGGCGCGCACCATCAAGAACCTCACAAACCAGGGATACCGGGTGATTGCGCCCGATCAGATCGGCTTCGGCAAGTCCAGCAAACCGGAAGGGTTTCAGTTTTCCTTCCAGGCACTGGCAGATAACAGCAAGGCTCTACTGGATGCGCTGGGCGTAGAACGTGTGATGGTAGCCGGGCACTCCATGGGCGGCATGCTCGCCACCCGGTTCGCACTGATGTTTCCGGATACGGTGGAAAAACTGGTCCTGATCAACCCCATCGGCCTGGAGGACTGGAAACGCACCACACCCTATCAACCCATCGATCAGGCCATCGCCCAGGAAAAGCAGCAAACCCCGGCAACGGTCAAAAACTATATGACCGCCGCCTATTTCGATGGCAA
The Microbulbifer celer DNA segment above includes these coding regions:
- a CDS encoding uroporphyrinogen-III C-methyltransferase, which encodes MSDKKTPTPGSQSKPEKQVPPTKDVPLVTEKVEPDQAAGEKAGSKSNFAKADQARGKDSNGDKGGNGGGKQGKAAKAPRKGHGWLWFWLFILLLIAAAVAAWYFLPAVRQQVDPHLREVPVVGKFFDSHTALAGDTSRNNASAADTADTRVTDRQSSSDTATPTADSGSDTTRSAESGTDTSGNDRETGTDQNTDQRTAQPDQSARQASPPTQQPGATSPTPPPAVDHTKELRQQLEQQAQTIARLQQQLAGLQRNVTAQGNRLSQLGNASREDWQLAEADYLLRLAGQRLKLEQNSRAALGLVQEVDKILRNLDLPDLYGVRQQLAGDLTALKLVENVDREGLYLRLRALEEQMVKLNIQPQFDLAKQADIAAGENAAPGKDNVESSWNNFVNFLKGSIRIRDAEVDPVLLSPQSESRFRQGLQLSMEQAELALLRADETVYQDALQRATKLLQEYGVDNRQRQVILKELQELSGVTVATELPDLSASQTALRNYIDRMHKMSSGQDDSSSRIPGGSQ
- a CDS encoding heme biosynthesis HemY N-terminal domain-containing protein — translated: MKRFLFFALVLLLGGAALTEAIRSYPGYLMLMIGGDAGKQIEMNLWVAVGALALGILALFLFFWLLRSIARAIEGGFSRIRFGRSRMARRRLTNGLVEYMEGNWARARRLLLKSAARSDAPIINYLAAARSAFELGYRDEANELLAKAEATGDDTQLAVAISQARMQLLDQHYEQCIASLRRAMQEEPNHPALLQLLRQAYHHIGEWNGLRELLPRLEKHANMPESQLQQLELEVYQHLLKDAADHKDREKLREIWQSLNGRWQRNIELRNQYGAMLHKVGDDVEAEKHLRWILNREWRADTVRLYGHLSGADASHQLGVADGWQKEYGENADLLTCLGRLCLRNEIWGKARQYFEKSLLLRSDPATSAELARLLFALGEKEQAARLYEQGLLQAVSDLPELPLPGQGSKLLNARAS
- a CDS encoding alpha/beta fold hydrolase, which gives rise to MLNLSLAFALLAATLLTTPATVAQAITLKPQDALLSHYDYPYPVKTFEVTAQQRPLRMAYMDVAPEKDANGETVLLLHGKNFSGAYWARTIKNLTNQGYRVIAPDQIGFGKSSKPEGFQFSFQALADNSKALLDALGVERVMVAGHSMGGMLATRFALMFPDTVEKLVLINPIGLEDWKRTTPYQPIDQAIAQEKQQTPATVKNYMTAAYFDGKWKAEYNPLLAIQAGWTIGPDADRIAEIDALTSDMVFTQPVLYEFGDLNAPTLLIIGTRDRTAIGRNRAPDSIRPQLGRYDRLGKLTADAIPNAQLVELDNIGHVPQFEDFDRYMMAFSEFLKNDRE
- a CDS encoding uroporphyrinogen-III synthase is translated as MSQSLQGKHILITRPAHQSAGWQQVLAAEGAISHSIPLLAIVPITADSDPEGAQAIKNRILDFDQYDHAIFVSINAVQYGFDWLDDYWPQLPQGPRYYAIGAATARAIQDRGAEPRADSEHNTMDSEALLALPSLQQSADQRVIIFRGRGGRTLMGDTLRQRGARVDYCELYQRQLPAEAESALRDYNQPVDAITVHSGETLDNLHHCLQATKREDLRTLPLICPSVRVATRAHDLGFARAEAAINAGDSAMLAALREALAAG
- the hemC gene encoding hydroxymethylbilane synthase, which gives rise to MSDNAVSQSALSRIVIATRQSALALWQANFVKQQLELHHPQLEVELLPLTSRGDQLLDIPLSKVGGKGLFVKELERAMLDGEADIAVHSMKDVPMEFPEGLHLPVICEREDPRDAFVSNHYKTLDDLPKGAVVGTSSLRRQCQVLARRPDLEVKFLRGNVNTRLAKMDAGEYDAIILAAAGLLRLEMHDRIADFIAPEILLPAGGQGAVGIESRRDPALDALLAPLHHTETSHRLIAERALVRRLNGSCQVPIGCYATLQSGEGGEGEDQLHVRGLVGSPDGETMLHSEVHGPVSEADALGVRLAEQLLQAGADKVLAAL